The Spirochaetaceae bacterium genomic interval CCGCGTACCGCCCGGGAGAACACCGCCTGCTTGCCGGGGGCGGCGGGGTTGCGCAGCAGCGGCGTGAGGCTGGCGCCCTCGGCCCAGGCGGGCGGTTCGAGGCCGGCCTGCTCCAGGAGGGTGGGCAGCAGGTCGATATGCTCCGCAAGCGCGGCCACGCGTTGGCCTGCGCCGCCGTGCGGGGTGCGCAGCAGGAACGGAACGCGCAGGTCGGGTTCCCAGGGCATGCCCTTGCCCCAGTGGCGGTGCTCGCCGAGAGCGAAGCCGTGGTCGGTGGTGAACACCACCACGGTGCTGCCGGCCAGACCAGTGTCGTCGAGGGCGGTCAGGATGCGGCCGACCTGGGCGTCCAGGTAACTGACCGCGGCGTAGTGACCGCGGCGCAGTTCCTGGGCCTGCAGCGCCGTGGGCTGCCAGGCAGCGCGGGCGCCCGGAACGTGATCGTCCTGCCGGTAGTACTGGAACGGCTCGTTGCCGGCCACGGCGAGTTCCTCGGCAAGCGGGGAGGGGCGGGCGGTGTCGTAGCCGGCTCCGGCGCCGAAGTCGGTGGCATCGTGCAACCGCCAGTAGTGCTCCGGGGCCAGCCACGGCAGGTGGGTGTTGCAGAACCCTACGCCCAGAAACAGCGGCGGGGCGTCGCGCTCGGCGGCGTGGGCGTGCAGCAGGGCGATCGCCTGGTCGGCGGTGGCGCCGGCGTAGTAGTCCTGGTCGCCTGCCGGCTCACGTTCGACCGGGCCGCCCCGCCAGCGTTTGAATTGGGTGATGGCATCCGGTTCGGCCGCCTGCAGCAGCCGGAAGCGTGCTTCCATCAGGCTGCGGTTGGCGGCCGAGCGGTAGCGCCGTGCCCGTTCGCGGCAGTCGAAGTCGTCCGGACACCAGGCCGGCACCGCGCCGGTGGCCGCGTACCAGGGCGGCTCGCTCCAGCTCGGCGGGTCGGCCTCGTACTCGTGCAGCACCTTGTGCAGGCTTACCGTGCGGTAGCCGGCGCCGCGCAGCAACTCCGGGAGGGTGCGGATCCAGGGCAGCCGGCGGCGCAGTCCGGCGTAGAAATCGGCGGCGCCGATGCCGTAGCGCTGCACGGTGCCGGGCCGGCACCCGGTCATCAGGCACGTGCGCGCCGGCGCACACATCGGGAACTGGCAGAACGCGTTCTCGAACAGGGCGCCGCCGGCGGCGAGCGCATCGATGTTCGGGGTGACCGCGCGCGGGTCGCCGTAACAGCCGAACCGCAGCGAGATGTCGTGCGCGATCAGAAACAGGAAATTGGGCCGACTGTTCGCCATCAAGGACCCCGTCTACCGGGCGGAACGCTTGGCTGCACAGGTGCTCCGAAGCGGAACGGCCCGCCGCAACGCGTCACCGTCCCGACGCCGGTGGCCTCCAGAACCTCCGCGTGACGCCGTTTGTCGAGCTGTAGCGTCAAGCCGCGGTCGCCCGAGTTCCTCATCTTCCTGGTACCGGGATTCTCGCTCCCAATTTTCGCCGGGTCAATGCGCGGCTGTCGCGGAGATCGACGCACATTTGGGTGGGCTTGACCTTGTCGGACACTAACGTCCGATCATGGGGCAGTGACGGGAGGGAGTTTGTCGAACGAGTCTCTGAGGTTGCGCGGATTCGTGGGGTTTCCGTTCGTATCGACTCCAAGCGCGGCAAGGGCAGTCATGTCACGTTGTACTACGGGTCGCGGAAGACCACGGTCAAAGACCGTCGGAAGGAGATTTCTGCCGGGCTCCTGTCCGCCATGGTTCGCCAACTGGGCCTCAATAGGAGTGACCTGGTCGACCCGGGGAAGCTGGGGAAGAAACAGAACGATAGGGGGAGTTGATGCGTTTCGTTTATCCTGCCGAGTTGCGCCGCACGGGCGCTGAAGAGTTTGTCGTTTCGTTTCGGGACCTGCCCGAGTGTCTGACCAGCGGCGCCGACGAGGCGGATGCACTCGCCGAAGCGGCCGACGCGCTGGACGAAGCGGTCGCCGGGCGTCTCGACGACCACGAACCCATTCCGCCGCCGAGCGCCTGCCGCCCAGGGGAATACGACGTCGCTGTCCCCCCCGGAACGGCTGCGAAGGCGGCTCTTGCCCTCGCGTTTCGGGATAGTGGACTGTCCCGCACGGCACTCGCTCGCCGGCTCGGCGTCGATGAGAAGGTGGTGCGACGAATGCTCGACCCGCGTCACGGAACGTCCGTCAGCCGGATCCACGATGCGCTGCGGGCACTCGGACACGAACTGGTGGTAGAGTCCGCGCCCACCGAGACAAGAAATGTCGGCAACCGGTCCGCCGTCGGCGGATCGGCGATGTCGTAGGAGAGTGCTTGCGCGCTGCTCGCCGGCCGCAATGCTGTGCGCCTTCGAGTTATGGCAGCAACAGTTCGCGGCAGAAGGTGGCAAACGGGAGGACGCGGGTGGCGGCGTGCGCGTCGCCGAAGTCGGCCGTGCCCAGGTGTACCTGGTACCAGCGCGGAATGCTGCTGCGTTCGCGCATGTAGCGGCACGCCGGTACCGCCCCGCATTGGCCGCTGCACGCGCTGCCGGACGACATCGCCCGCTACGAGGGGCGCTACCGGGACGGCTGGGACGCCGTACGCACGGCCCGCCACGAGCAGCTCAAGGGCATGAGCGTGCTCGACCCGCGCTGGCCGATCTCGCCGCGCGACGCGGACTCGCACCCCTGGAGCGAGGCGCGCCACCAAGTGTGGGAGGACCTGCGCATGGCCGTGGACGCCGCGCAAGTCGAGTGCATGGACCGCGGCATCGGCCGCATCATGGCCGCGTTGCGCCGCGCCGGCGCCGCGGACGACACCCTGGTGCTGTTCCTGTCCGACAACGGCGGCTGCGCCGAGTTCCTGGCCGAGGACAGCGCGAGCCCCGAGCCGTTCCGCTTCAACATCCCGACCCCGGACGGGCGCCCGATGCGGGTCGGCAACACTCCGGCGGTGGCGCCCGGCCCCGACGACACCTTCCAGAGCTACGACCTGCCGTGGGCCAACGCCTCCAACACCCCGTTTCGGCTGTTCAAGCACTGGGTGCACGAGGGTGGCAT includes:
- a CDS encoding sulfatase yields the protein MANSRPNFLFLIAHDISLRFGCYGDPRAVTPNIDALAAGGALFENAFCQFPMCAPARTCLMTGCRPGTVQRYGIGAADFYAGLRRRLPWIRTLPELLRGAGYRTVSLHKVLHEYEADPPSWSEPPWYAATGAVPAWCPDDFDCRERARRYRSAANRSLMEARFRLLQAAEPDAITQFKRWRGGPVEREPAGDQDYYAGATADQAIALLHAHAAERDAPPLFLGVGFCNTHLPWLAPEHYWRLHDATDFGAGAGYDTARPSPLAEELAVAGNEPFQYYRQDDHVPGARAAWQPTALQAQELRRGHYAAVSYLDAQVGRILTALDDTGLAGSTVVVFTTDHGFALGEHRHWGKGMPWEPDLRVPFLLRTPHGGAGQRVAALAEHIDLLPTLLEQAGLEPPAWAEGASLTPLLRNPAAPGKQAVFSRAVRGALTAHSARTPHHRYTRWLDPAGRLHAEELYDHRSDPAETHNLAADADRSLLTRLRTLFPSITRS